Proteins encoded by one window of Salmo trutta chromosome 17, fSalTru1.1, whole genome shotgun sequence:
- the LOC115152302 gene encoding protein fantom, which yields MSTFADETAADVPVKDITLNLTKVGVGLSEMLVAQNARARQAILRVSREELEDRFLRLHEENLLLKQHTHKQEDKIKRMATKLVRLVKDRRRVEQVAAGGVRPGGRDVELEEMMEELQEKVQELQMQNEGLKQRLLAAKQQLQTQSKRPTPYGHVQSRVNTGLRRLREDTFSLAQLPPAAPRGPRSVEVEMSGRAPQGLLPRYGHSLLDDARAEIRNLENVIETQRSHIEEMDRAAELLRDQLRRKERKFEESLLHLREQQTTGQRSTIKDNVEMIRLQKQLVEKGNAFTVLEGRFLQLQESQRTLKASHEAVMAKVDELMGQLKDERLRSLGLESQLQANSFSQRRTEELQEQIYDLERERVLLKENCDKLVNSAFDVSQDQKFRTREQQLKLQIAQLELALKSDLTDKNEILDKIKVERDMNEKLSQEKEDIQLRFLEQKQQLEEIRDRIKFYTKESEVDVAELSEALMLIKVRKSQKSGELGFLEQVEEEVRSDTEHSMRELQATHAETIQELEKTRNMLIVQHKINKDYQAEVEAVTRKMDDSKLQYELKLERLAQLLDMRAAKIKKLEAQLKDIAYGTKSHVFKPEVTDDDVADEFDETVHLERGENLLEIHIGMATLSPVALETLSDREPSTFCTYAFYDFELQATPIVRGARPVYGFTSQYVVRVDDLFLHYLHTGSVTLELQLARGMDFTTVAVGQLRLSQLLENDSKAHGTVQLVGVAGEVQSFGSVEYWVRLRVPMEQAIRLYKERVKALGYLSSAFNAEQQASTSTLTPHSVSADGGMNLNELNVTVRCCSNLTSRHAHPPSPYVVYQFFDFPDHDTCIVGDCSEPQFEDNMSFPVAMEAELDSYLKAGALLLYVFDDHDTQSEMYLGKARVPLLSLAHDKAITGTFELTDTSGLPNGHIDVTLKWKFTYLPPPGSTMTVEQAKFVPKKRPVKLTTQKVEEKVEVEEKREEEEDKREGKKEELMVVKEEKRAKALLPLPTTSTASEIPLPKPRLRTLVKEKTASKKVSFVDVTAPENQETENVSCPSILPGTEKREVSKLPPLTKVVTRSEVAPEPPQSTTEEENDEDESHFSEGQVIVASSQSTSDESDISEEILEQMEDLEEVPVAEDEEQSESILSDSDDCIVPGQSSMGRKPSERLRVEIVSLSLRPESRAAADGSVVRMFVEYSLLDMPSEETPLSLLKPSPGTTSYYNYSNVIHVDIENNKSRREILRGVLEGRNPQMESIRFTVVSEPPEEEEQEKECEDVGVAFFRIPDILEQQQDLIETSLNIVDVQDRSVVVGSLCVSVEGLEALQSIMEDADHDYTPLSSLEQKAEG from the exons ATGTCAACGTTTGCTGACGAGACTGCAGCAGATGTGCCCGTTAAAGACATCACCCTAAACCTCACTAAGGTTGGAGTGGGATTATCAG AGATGCTGGTAGCCCAGAATGCCCGGGCGAGGCAGGCGATCTTGCGGGTGAGCAGGGAGGAGCTGGAGGACAGGTTCCTACGGCTCCATGAGGAAAACCTGCTCctcaaacaacacacacacaaacaggaggACAAAATCAAGAG GATGGCCACCAAGTTGGTGCGCTTGGTGAAGGACCGTCGGCGTGTGGAACAAGTGGCTGCAGGTGGGGTGCGTCCAGGGGGCCGGGACGTGGAGCTGGAGGAGATGATGGAAGAGCTGCAGGAGAAG GTCCAGGAGCTGCAGATGCAGAATGAGGGCCTGAAGCAGCGCCTGTTGGCCGCCAAACAGCAGCTGCAGACGCAGAGCAAGCGGCCCACCCCCTATGGCCATGTCCAATCACGAGTCAATACAGGCCTGCGGAGGCTGAGGGAGGACACGTTCAGCCTGGCTCAGCTACCCCCTGCTGCCCCCAGAG GCCCTAGAAGTGTGGAGGTGGAGATGAGTGGCAGGGCCCCTCAGGGTCTGCTGCCTAGATACGGACACAGTTTGCTGGACGACGCCAGAGCTGAGATCCGCAACCT TGAGAATGTGATTGAGACTCAACGGTCTCAcatagaggagatggacagagCAGCAGAGCTGCTGAGAGACCAgctgaggaggaaggagagaaaattTGAGGAGTCGCTCCTCCACCTGCGAGAGCAGCAGACCACTGGGCAGAG ATCTACTATCAAGGACAACGTGGAGATGATCAGGTTGCAGAAGCAGCTTGTTGAGAAGGGCAACGCATTCACTGTGCTCGAGGGCCGATTCCTACAACTCCAAGAG AGTCAGAGGACCCTGAAGGCCAGTCATGAAGCTGTGATGGCCAAGGTGGATGAGTTAATGGGCCAGCTGAAAGACGAGCGACTGAGGAGTCTGGGCCTGGAGAGCCAACTACAGGCCAACTCATTCTCACAGAGAAGGACAGAGGAG TTACAGGAGCAAATCTATGACCTGGAGAGGGAGCGAGTGTTGCTGAAGGAGAACTGTGATAAACTGGTGAACAG TGCTTTCGATGTAAGCCAGGATCAGAAATTTAGGACGCGGGAGCAGCAGCTGAAACTACAGATAGCCCAGCTGGAGTTGGCACTGAAGTCGGACCTGACAGACAAAAACGAGATTCTGGACAAGATCAAGGTTGAAAGAG aTATGAACGAAAAATTGAGCCAAGAAAAGGAAGACATTCAGCTTCGGTTCCTGGAACAAAAGCAGCAGTTAGAGGAAATAAGGGATCGAATAAAGTTTTACACCAAG GAGAGCGAGGTCGATGTGGCAGAACTCAGTGAGGCACTGATGCTAATCAAG GTGCGTAAGTCCCAGAAGAGTGGTGAGCTGGGCTTCCTGGagcaggtggaggaggaggtgcgtAGCGACACGGAGCACTCCATGAGGGAGCTACAGGCCACGCACGCTGAGACCATCCAGGAGCTGGAGAAGACCAGGAACATGCTCATAGTCCAGCACAAGATCAACAAGGACTACCAG GCAGAAGTTGAAGCGGTGACACGTAAGATGGATGACTCCAAACTGCAGTACGAGCTAAAGTTGGAACGCCTTGCCCAGCTGCTGGACATGAGGGCTGCCAAGATCAAGAAACTAGAGG CCCAACTGAAAGACATTGCCTACGGCACCAAATCACACGTTTTCAAACCCGAGGTTACCGACGACGACGTGGCCGACGAGTTCGACGAGACCGTACACCTAGAGCGTGGCGAGAACCTTCTGGAAATCCACATCGGCATGGCGACCCTCTCCCCAGTCGCCCTGGAGACACTGAGCGACCGCGAGCCCTCCACCTTCTGCACCTACGCCTTCTACGATTTCGAGCTGCAGGCTACACCCATAGTCAGGGGCGCCCGGCCGGTGTACGGCTTCACGTCGCAGTACGTGGTGAGGGTGGACGACCTATTCCTGCACTACCTCCACACCGGTTCGGTGACGCTGGAGCTGCAGCTGGCCCGGGGCATGGACTTTACCACAGTGGCTGTGGGGCAGCTCAGGCTGTCGCAGCTCCTGGAGAACGACAGCAAAGCCCATGGGACCGTACAGCTGGTTG GTGTGGCTGGCGAGGTGCAGTCGTTTGGCTCTGTGGAGTACTGGGTGAGGCTGCGGGTGCCCATGGAGCAGGCCATCCGGCTGTACAAGGAGAGAGTGAAAGCCCTGGGCTACCTCAGCTCTGCTTTCAATGCGGAAcagcag GCatcaacctcaaccctaaccccccaTTCAGTGTCAGCCGACGGAGGCATGAACCTGAATGAGCTCAACGTCACCGTCCGATGCTGCAGCAACCTGACATCCCGCCATGCCCACCCACCCAGTCCCTACGTGGTCTACCAGTTCTTTGACTTCCCTGACCACGACACCTGCATCGTCGGCGACTGCAGCGAGCCTCAGTTTGAGGACAACATGTCCTTCCCAGTGGCCATGGAGGCAGAGCTGGACAGCTACCTGAAGGCAGGGGCTCTGCTGCTCTACGTGTTCGATGACCACGATACCCAGAGTGAGATGTACCTGGGCAAGGCCAGGGTGCCCCTCCTGTCTCTGGCCCACGACAAGGCCATCACTG GTACATTTGAGCTGACTGACACGTCCGGCCTCCCCAATGGCCATATTGATGTGACGCTGAAGTGGAAGTTcacctacctgcctcctcctggcTCTACCATGACAGTTGAACAGGCCAAGTTTGTACCCAAAAAGAGACCAGTGAAGCTAACAACACAAAAGGTAGAGGAGAAGGTGGAAGTGGAGgaaaagagggaagaggaggaagacaagagggaggggaagaaagaGGAGTTGATGGTGGTGAAGGAAGAGAAAAGGGCCAAagctcttcttcctcttcctacTACTTCCACTGCATCTGAG ATACCGTTACCAAAACCTAGACTACGGACCTTGGTGAAAGAGAAAACGGCAAGCAAAAAAGTCTCATTCGTGGATGTCACAGCACCCGAAAATCAAGAAACTGAAAATGTTTCATGTCCCTCTATTTTGCCTGGAACAGAGAAAAGGGAAGTCTCAAAGTTACCGCCCCTAACAAAG GTGGTCACACGGTCAGAGGTAGCACCAGAGCCTCCTCAGAGCACCACAGAGGAAGAGAATGATGAGGATGAGTCTCACTTCTCTGAAGGACAGGTGATCGTAGCCAGCTCTCAGTCTACCTCAGACGAATCAGACATTTCCGAGGAGATTCTCGAACAGATGGAAG acTTGGAGGAGGTCCCAGTGGCGGAGGACGAGGAACAGAGTGAATCTATCCTCTCAGACAGCGATGACTGCATTGTTCCTGGCCAGTCCTCCATGGGACGGAAG CCGTCTGAGCGCCTGCGTGTGGAGATCGTGTCTCTGAGCCTGAGGCCTGAGTCGCGGGCAGCAGCAGACGGTAGTGTGGTCAGGATGTTTGTAGAGTACTCCCTGTTGGACATGCCCTCTGAAGAGACGCCACTGTCCCTGCTTAAACCCTCACCGGGTACGACAAGCTACTACAACTACAGCAATG TGATTCATGTGGACATAGAGAACAACAAGTCCAGACGGGAGATTCTAAGGGGGGTACTAGAGGGACGCAACCCCCAAATGGAAAG TATCAGGTTCACCGTGGTGAGCGAGCCaccggaggaggaggagcaggagaaagagTGTGAAGATGTAGGCGTGGCCTTCTTCAGGATCCCTGACATCCTGGAGCAACAGCAAGACCTGATTGAGACCAGTTTGAACA TTGTGGATGTGCAGGACAGAAGTGTGGTGGTGggcagtctgtgtgtgtctgtagaggGACTGGAGGCACTACAGTCTATCATGGAGGACGCAGACCATGACTACACGCCCCTCTCCTCATTGGAACAAAAGGCAGAGGGTTAA